The following proteins are co-located in the Microbacterium sp. Clip185 genome:
- a CDS encoding uroporphyrinogen-III synthase, which yields MDSVDASAAVGFRPDQLLGFRVGVTSDRRSEDLIAALERRGAEVLHAPTIRMATASDDAEVVEETRAVIAGRPDYLLATTSYGMRRWTEAADAAGLGEDLVDVLENARILVRGPKARGAVRAIGLDDEGMSERETTASLVDLVLRHDVRGATIAVQLHGYTDPAQLARLDAAGARVLAVAPYRWTAHEDQAKVTRLIDAICSGGLDAVTFTSAPAVEALLAAADAGGRRADVEAAFRSDVTAAAVGPVTAAPLVESGILPIVPERFRMGALIRLVCEHLESEGVLRAETEVGPVELRGRMVSVAGQRAALSPVSRSLFRALMLADGATVSREELSDIAPDPLDAHAVDVAISRLRQSLPDARIVATVVKRGFRIAVPL from the coding sequence ATGGACTCCGTCGACGCATCCGCCGCCGTCGGATTCCGGCCGGATCAACTTCTCGGCTTCCGTGTCGGCGTGACCTCGGACCGCCGCTCGGAGGATCTGATAGCGGCGTTGGAGCGGCGCGGGGCGGAGGTGCTGCACGCGCCCACGATCCGGATGGCGACAGCATCCGACGATGCAGAGGTGGTCGAAGAGACGCGGGCCGTGATCGCGGGCCGCCCCGACTATCTGCTGGCGACCACCTCGTACGGCATGCGCCGCTGGACCGAGGCGGCGGATGCGGCAGGGCTGGGGGAGGACCTCGTCGACGTGCTCGAGAACGCCCGCATCCTGGTCCGCGGACCGAAGGCGCGCGGAGCCGTTCGTGCCATCGGGCTCGACGACGAGGGCATGAGCGAGCGCGAGACCACCGCGTCGCTCGTCGATCTCGTCCTGCGCCACGATGTGCGAGGAGCGACGATCGCCGTCCAGCTGCACGGTTACACCGATCCCGCGCAGCTCGCACGCCTGGATGCGGCCGGAGCACGCGTGTTGGCGGTCGCGCCGTATCGCTGGACCGCGCACGAGGATCAGGCCAAGGTCACGCGCCTCATCGACGCGATCTGCTCGGGCGGCCTCGATGCGGTGACCTTCACGAGCGCGCCCGCGGTGGAGGCGCTCCTGGCGGCGGCCGATGCGGGTGGGCGGCGAGCCGATGTGGAGGCCGCCTTCCGCAGCGACGTGACGGCGGCGGCCGTCGGACCGGTGACCGCGGCGCCGCTCGTCGAGTCCGGGATCCTCCCGATCGTTCCGGAACGCTTCCGGATGGGGGCGCTGATCCGTCTGGTGTGCGAACACCTCGAGTCGGAGGGCGTGCTGCGCGCCGAGACAGAGGTCGGTCCGGTGGAATTGCGCGGCCGGATGGTGAGTGTGGCCGGCCAGCGGGCCGCCTTGAGTCCGGTGTCGCGCTCTCTCTTCCGGGCGCTCATGCTGGCGGACGGGGCCACCGTATCGCGCGAGGAGCTGTCCGACATCGCTCCGGATCCGCTGGATGCGCATGCGGTGGACGTGGCGATCAGCCGCTTGCGTCAGTCGCTGCCGGATGCCCGCATCGTGGCGACCGTGGTCAAGCGCGGATTCCGCATCGCCGTTCCGCTCTGA
- the cobA gene encoding uroporphyrinogen-III C-methyltransferase, protein MHTRLDVSDREILVVGGELAARRAVARYAAAGARVSRCEPQDVEARLHAALLDGDGVPELISWMEGAPEQHARVASLARRHRIQLLEDDPLPPAGRGHVWLVGGGPGDAELMTVAGLRALADADVVLHDRLGPAHVIAEYAPGAMIVDVGKTPGHHAVPQEEINDLIVAHAAKGMRVVRLKGGDPFVFGRGGEELRACRDAGVPVTVVPGVTSAISVPAAAGIPVTHREVARAFTVVSGHAPFAEAQLAHLAGLNGTLVVLMGVGTLPHLVAGLRRHGMRADMPLAILEKAFSAEQRATISTVGEIVPILGTVKPASPAVIVVGEVVTALGDAGFEPAAAAVHNGWTPHAMLDALDAPAH, encoded by the coding sequence ATGCACACACGTCTGGACGTGAGCGACCGCGAGATCCTGGTCGTCGGCGGGGAGCTGGCAGCGCGCCGCGCCGTCGCACGGTACGCGGCGGCCGGTGCGCGCGTCTCCCGTTGCGAGCCGCAGGACGTCGAGGCGCGGCTGCACGCCGCGCTCCTGGACGGGGACGGTGTCCCCGAGCTCATCTCGTGGATGGAGGGCGCGCCGGAGCAACACGCACGGGTCGCGTCGCTGGCGAGGCGACACCGCATCCAGCTTCTCGAGGACGACCCGCTGCCGCCCGCCGGTCGAGGCCACGTCTGGCTCGTCGGCGGGGGACCGGGCGATGCAGAGCTCATGACCGTGGCGGGCCTGCGCGCGCTGGCGGATGCGGATGTGGTGCTGCACGACCGTCTGGGCCCCGCGCATGTCATCGCGGAGTACGCGCCGGGAGCGATGATCGTCGACGTGGGCAAGACCCCCGGGCACCACGCCGTGCCGCAGGAGGAGATCAACGACCTGATCGTCGCTCACGCGGCGAAGGGCATGCGGGTCGTCCGCCTGAAAGGGGGAGACCCGTTCGTGTTCGGGCGCGGCGGTGAGGAGCTGCGCGCGTGCCGGGATGCGGGTGTGCCGGTGACGGTCGTGCCCGGTGTGACGAGCGCGATCTCCGTGCCCGCGGCGGCGGGGATCCCCGTCACTCATCGCGAGGTCGCGCGTGCGTTCACCGTCGTCTCCGGGCATGCCCCTTTCGCCGAGGCCCAGCTCGCCCACCTGGCGGGCCTGAACGGGACTCTGGTGGTGCTCATGGGCGTCGGAACCCTGCCCCACCTGGTCGCCGGACTTCGGCGCCACGGGATGCGCGCCGACATGCCGCTCGCCATCCTGGAGAAGGCGTTCAGCGCCGAGCAGCGTGCGACGATCTCGACGGTGGGCGAGATCGTGCCGATCCTCGGCACGGTGAAGCCGGCCTCGCCCGCGGTCATCGTCGTCGGGGAGGTCGTGACCGCCCTCGGCGACGCGGGGTTCGAACCGGCAGCGGCCGCCGTGCACAATGGGTGGACGCCTCACGCGATGCTGGACGCACTCGACGCCCCCGCGCACTGA
- a CDS encoding MarR family winged helix-turn-helix transcriptional regulator produces MTDDLLRLENQLCFALVTAARNVVAVYRPVLEPLGLTHPQYLVLLALWERSPRTLGELAEELAMEPATLSPLLKRLEAQGRVTRARRADDERVLEIGLTDAGHRLREEALRVPQQIMDRVGMDASQIAALRDGLAPFAGRRPEL; encoded by the coding sequence ATGACCGACGATCTGCTCCGGCTCGAGAACCAGCTCTGTTTCGCCCTGGTGACCGCCGCCCGGAATGTCGTCGCCGTCTACCGGCCCGTGCTCGAACCGCTCGGTCTCACGCATCCGCAGTACCTCGTGCTGCTCGCCCTGTGGGAACGATCGCCGCGGACCCTGGGGGAGCTGGCCGAAGAGTTGGCGATGGAGCCGGCCACCCTGTCGCCGCTGCTGAAGCGTCTCGAGGCGCAGGGGAGGGTCACGCGCGCTCGGCGCGCCGACGATGAGCGCGTGCTGGAGATCGGCCTCACCGATGCAGGCCATCGACTCCGCGAGGAGGCGCTTCGCGTTCCGCAGCAGATCATGGACCGCGTGGGCATGGACGCCTCTCAGATCGCGGCGTTGCGCGACGGGCTCGCGCCCTTCGCCGGCCGGCGGCCGGAGCTCTGA